Within the Prochlorococcus sp. MIT 1300 genome, the region AATGATCTTTGGAAGGAACAATCTGTCAATGATGGTGATGTCATTGAAATTGTGACGATTGTTGGAGGAGGTTCCTAGAGTCAATGTCTATTGCCAATAAACCTTTGGCCAAACCCACGCTTAATTCAAGCCAAAAGCTGCTGAAACGCTGTTTCAGCATCCTCATCCTTCCGTTGGTGATGACAGGTCTTCTTTTGCTGCAGCCCCAATCTGCCGAGGCAGCTGGAGGCGGCAGGATCGGTGGAGGCAGCTTTCGAGCACCATCTATTCCGCGTACCGGTGGATATGGCGGAGGCTATAGATATAGAGGAGGGGGATATGGATATAGAGGCGGTTACGGAGGGGGCGGCATGGGTTTTCCTTTCCTAATTCCAATGTTTGGCTTTGGGGGAGGAGGGTTATTTGGATTTCTAATCCTTATGACAATTGCTGGTGTTCTAGTAAATGCAGTAAGAGGTAATCGGGATTCAATTGTTGGCACTCCTCAGGAATATTCACCTCAAGCACAAGGTCCTATAACTATGCTTCAAGTTCAAATAGGACTGTTAGCAAGTGCAAAATATCTACAAGAAGACTTAAGAAGAATTGCTCAATCAGCAAATACAAGTAACTCGGAAGGGTTAAGACATGTACTACAAGAGACCACTCTTTCCCTTCTTAGAAAACCAGAACTTTGGGTCTACTCAAATCTTGAGACAGGGATGATACCTTTCAACTCAGCAGAGTTAACCTTTAATCGTTTATCAATGAATGAAAGAAGTAAACTTAGTGCAGAGTTGACTTCGAATTATTCAGGTCAACAACTTTCTGAAAAAAGTCCTTCCTCTCTGGCTGGCGAAGCGGATCCTTCCAACGAGTACATAGTTATAACGATCCTGGCCGCATCAAAAGGTCGAATCAACCTCAACACTTCTGCTGAAAGCAATCATCTAACAGAAAGTCTAAGAACCCTTGGATCAATTCCCTCCGATGATCTAATGGCGTTGGAAGTGATTTGGCAACCTGAGGGAGCTGGAGAAGTGCTCACGTCTGACGATCTATTGACCTCGTACCCAAACCTGCAACATCTCTAGTCCATAGCCTTGAAAAACCAGCCAAGACGAAATTCTTTATAATTTCTTTCGAGAAAATTGTGCAATACGAGCGAAATGAGGGCTTCAACACAATTATCTTATTGGGACTTAATTTTTTTACCAAGCAGTGTCCGCCTCATCCCAACCCGAGTCCCGTCCCATGAAATGGGAAAGCAATGGCGAACTTGCACATCATGACTTGTCCGAACTAGTCAGCCGATTGCTCGATGTCGAATCAACTAATCACACAAATGAGCTCTCAAGGCTTGGAACAAAATACGAAGATTCAGACTGATTAATCCTTTTCCCTCTTGCGTCGAGAGCTCATATCACTCACCTTCAGTTCAACTGAAAAAATATGAATGGCAATACGACCACTTCATTGGGTCAATACTCCAGTTCTCATGGAAGCAATATTGCGCTACCAGGAAGGACGTTTAGCCAAGCCAATGCGTCTATGGGTTGAGCAACTCCTAGAACTGAAGCCCAGCAAAAACCAAATATGCGCGCTAACAAATGACTCTCATATTGAGGAGATTCAATAGAGTCAATAAGACTCGATCAATGTTTTTGAATTTTAATGATCCTAAGAGCAGCCATTGCAGCTCCATATCCATTGTCAATATTGACTACCACTAAACCAGGAGAACAACTTGAAAGCATCCCAGCGAGAGCAGCTTTCCCCTTAGAGCTCATTCCATAACCCACTGAAATAGGCACCCCAACTATTGGTTGCGGTAAAAGCCCCGAAATAACAGTAGGTAATGCTCCTTCCATTCCAGCACAAACAATTAATACCTTTGCCTCTTTCAAGTAATTAAGGTTCTCAAGAAGCCTATGAAGCCCTGCTACACCAACATCAAGAAGCAAGTCGGTCTCAATGCCATGGCATTCCAATGCCAATTGTGATTCTTTAGCTACTTGCAAATCACTAGT harbors:
- a CDS encoding DUF1517 domain-containing protein, coding for MSIANKPLAKPTLNSSQKLLKRCFSILILPLVMTGLLLLQPQSAEAAGGGRIGGGSFRAPSIPRTGGYGGGYRYRGGGYGYRGGYGGGGMGFPFLIPMFGFGGGGLFGFLILMTIAGVLVNAVRGNRDSIVGTPQEYSPQAQGPITMLQVQIGLLASAKYLQEDLRRIAQSANTSNSEGLRHVLQETTLSLLRKPELWVYSNLETGMIPFNSAELTFNRLSMNERSKLSAELTSNYSGQQLSEKSPSSLAGEADPSNEYIVITILAASKGRINLNTSAESNHLTESLRTLGSIPSDDLMALEVIWQPEGAGEVLTSDDLLTSYPNLQHL
- the larB gene encoding nickel pincer cofactor biosynthesis protein LarB yields the protein MTDAYARLDFRRRERIGMVEAVWGEHKSVEQIAAILKMFQSRNQMALVTRVSSQKAEIVLESIQEATYHVEANCLTVGDPLPKESSLGRVVVVSGGTSDLQVAKESQLALECHGIETDLLLDVGVAGLHRLLENLNYLKEAKVLIVCAGMEGALPTVISGLLPQPIVGVPISVGYGMSSKGKAALAGMLSSCSPGLVVVNIDNGYGAAMAALRIIKIQKH